The following are from one region of the Cetobacterium somerae ATCC BAA-474 genome:
- a CDS encoding HU family DNA-binding protein, which produces MTKQEFIELYQEKMEVTTKKDAERLVNGFFSTLEEVLVKGDNLSVLGFGKFETTTQSARICRNPKTGEEIKVPEKRVVKFRVGKRLAEKVAK; this is translated from the coding sequence ATGACAAAGCAAGAATTTATAGAATTATACCAAGAGAAAATGGAAGTAACAACAAAGAAAGATGCTGAGAGATTGGTAAATGGATTCTTTTCAACTTTAGAAGAGGTTTTAGTAAAAGGTGATAATTTATCGGTATTAGGATTTGGAAAATTTGAAACTACAACTCAATCAGCAAGAATTTGTAGAAATCCTAAGACTGGAGAAGAAATAAAAGTTCCAGAGAAAAGAGTAGTTAAATTTAGAGTAGGAAAAAGACTAGCAGAAAAAGTGGCAAAATAA
- a CDS encoding flavodoxin family protein — protein sequence MGLLLFYFINLHGLNIKIINNIIMRSYNLKEKETYMKNILIISSSPRKTGNSQMLCEQFKAGAEFTGHKLNLIQLVEKKIGFCRACDVCMQNGGICILKDDMYEILEQFKKADVLVLATPVYFYGVSAQMKTFIDRTYPIWQNLGYKEVYYIISAGLGEDIINRSLGDLDGFVEHFQRYEIRGRIYATNVMEAGIVRSLPVLQEAYQMGKSV from the coding sequence ATGGGATTGCTTCTTTTTTATTTTATAAATTTACATGGTTTAAATATTAAAATTATAAACAATATAATAATGAGAAGCTATAATTTAAAAGAAAAGGAGACATATATGAAAAATATCTTAATTATATCTAGTAGTCCAAGAAAAACAGGGAATTCACAAATGTTATGCGAACAGTTTAAAGCAGGTGCAGAATTCACAGGACATAAACTTAATTTGATTCAACTTGTAGAGAAAAAAATTGGATTTTGTCGTGCTTGTGATGTATGTATGCAAAATGGTGGAATCTGTATTTTGAAAGATGATATGTATGAAATTCTTGAGCAGTTTAAAAAGGCGGATGTATTAGTGCTAGCTACTCCAGTTTATTTTTATGGAGTAAGCGCACAGATGAAAACATTTATTGATAGAACTTATCCGATTTGGCAGAACTTAGGATATAAAGAGGTATATTATATTATTTCTGCAGGATTAGGAGAAGATATAATTAATCGTTCACTTGGTGATCTTGACGGGTTTGTAGAACATTTTCAGCGTTATGAGATTAGAGGAAGAATTTATGCGACTAATGTTATGGAGGCTGGAATAGTTCGTTCTTTGCCTGTTTTACAAGAAGCATATCAAATGGGGAAAAGTGTTTAG